Proteins from one Nakamurella multipartita DSM 44233 genomic window:
- a CDS encoding adenylyltransferase/cytidyltransferase family protein yields MRQRVGYAPGVYDMFHIGHLNILRHAKSQCDYLIAGVVSDEMCELAKGRPPIVPQAERLEIVRHISFVDEAILEVVPDKVQTWRTTPFDLIFKGDDWRGTAKGERLEREFAEVGVEVVYFPYTVHTSSTLLRRALSAVVAEQDRDVAGGLTA; encoded by the coding sequence ATGCGTCAGCGGGTCGGCTATGCGCCGGGCGTGTACGACATGTTCCATATCGGCCACCTGAACATCCTTCGGCACGCCAAGAGCCAATGCGATTACCTCATCGCTGGCGTCGTGTCCGACGAGATGTGCGAGTTGGCCAAGGGGCGCCCGCCGATCGTGCCGCAGGCCGAGCGGCTGGAGATCGTGCGGCACATCTCCTTCGTCGACGAGGCGATCCTGGAGGTCGTCCCCGACAAGGTGCAGACCTGGCGGACCACCCCGTTCGACCTGATCTTCAAGGGTGACGACTGGCGCGGCACGGCCAAGGGCGAGCGCCTGGAACGCGAGTTCGCCGAGGTCGGCGTCGAGGTCGTCTATTTCCCGTACACGGTGCATACCTCCAGCACGTTGCTGCGGCGGGCGCTCTCGGCGGTGGTGGCCGAGCAGGACCGCGATGTGGCCGGCGGGCTTACGGCGTGA
- a CDS encoding SurA N-terminal domain-containing protein: protein MRIRRQQLLLSAFAAATVLLTGTACATSATDAATVGDQSISEQAIFDRTASVSEQVQQAGQPAPTQLDLAALNRTQTAAAIRSQLWATAAADAGVVISDAEVNTAMSGSSSNVSATTVTEQGEVGQLYRDLLSLQGVFTVAGARGLPVTDVTVRIDGAAVPNRDEAVALRSSVLANPDGAAALLAGSASPIPSTEVDLVARPALAPTGIFLAKPGEVLLYPQNGQFVVVRVLDRRESQTALTATQLQAESIQNQLDLGALALQPYAAEQGVTVNPRIGLFDPLSVQVVPGGSGL, encoded by the coding sequence GTGAGAATCCGTCGTCAGCAACTCCTGCTCAGCGCGTTCGCGGCCGCGACCGTGTTGCTCACCGGCACCGCGTGCGCCACCTCGGCGACGGATGCCGCCACGGTGGGCGACCAGTCGATCTCCGAGCAGGCGATCTTCGACCGGACCGCGTCGGTGTCCGAGCAGGTCCAGCAGGCCGGGCAGCCGGCGCCGACCCAGCTCGATCTGGCCGCGCTGAACCGGACCCAGACCGCGGCCGCCATCCGCAGCCAGTTGTGGGCCACCGCCGCCGCGGACGCGGGCGTGGTCATCAGCGACGCCGAGGTCAACACCGCCATGAGCGGGTCGTCCTCGAATGTCTCGGCCACAACGGTCACCGAGCAGGGTGAGGTCGGGCAGCTCTACCGCGACCTGCTCAGCCTGCAGGGGGTGTTCACCGTGGCCGGTGCACGAGGCCTGCCCGTCACCGACGTGACCGTGCGGATCGACGGCGCGGCGGTGCCGAACCGGGACGAGGCCGTTGCCCTGCGTTCGTCGGTGCTGGCCAACCCGGACGGGGCGGCCGCGCTGCTGGCCGGCTCCGCGTCGCCGATTCCGTCGACCGAGGTCGACCTGGTCGCCCGGCCCGCGCTGGCCCCGACCGGCATCTTCCTGGCCAAGCCCGGCGAGGTCCTGCTCTACCCGCAGAACGGCCAGTTCGTCGTGGTCCGGGTGCTCGACCGGCGGGAGAGTCAGACGGCGCTCACCGCGACCCAGCTGCAGGCCGAGTCCATCCAGAACCAGCTGGACCTGGGCGCGTTGGCCCTGCAGCCGTACGCGGCTGAGCAGGGGGTCACCGTCAACCCGCGGATCGGCCTGTTCGATCCGCTGTCGGTCCAGGTCGTGCCCGGCGGCAGCGGCCTGTGA
- a CDS encoding sugar transferase: protein MALTDPTGGRKLSLPGRRHRGRPGAPAVLTVVQGSAVQPSVANELPEIDGVVMRLPAGGTASTTTGRNVEPAAADRSAAGLAEDCEDTIEFSIRQFRDQQDEDLEVGRTVTVPPASTRGVRRTWSDRYARKLFLTDLICLIWAAFGVHIVAPPIPTRISSEPTNLAFVAATALLVVVWLLALDWSGSRDGTVTGHGPTEYKRVIQASLSVFGLAAIGSFLFDLDMPRSYVIMMLPAGLTMLLASRYVWRRWLYRRRDNGAMMATVVAVGDRHAVGELVADLARSPRAGYRVVGACVSPDPAAPDATHFAGVPVLGVPADVAEVATELGADAVAVTASASFGPSAVRRLSWDLEGTDTELILAPALTNIAGPRVHTQPVAGLPLIHVDHPTYRGANRIVKRVFDVFGSLALVVLFSPVLLAVAVAIKATSKGPVFFRQDRVGINGETFRMIKFRSMVIDAESRLETLKAEQRDAGNQVLFKMKNDPRITPVGKFIRRFSIDELPQLFNVVAGSMSLVGPRPPLRSEVDLYGDDALRRLLVKPGMTGLWQVSGRSDLTWDDSVRLDVYYVENWSITGDLAILWRTAKAVLGSSGAY, encoded by the coding sequence ATGGCGTTGACCGACCCGACCGGGGGCCGCAAGCTGAGCCTGCCCGGTCGGCGCCATCGCGGTCGTCCGGGGGCGCCCGCCGTGCTCACGGTCGTGCAGGGCAGCGCCGTCCAGCCTTCGGTCGCCAATGAGTTGCCCGAGATCGACGGGGTCGTCATGCGGCTGCCGGCTGGCGGCACCGCGTCGACCACGACCGGACGGAACGTCGAACCGGCGGCCGCCGATCGGTCCGCAGCCGGTCTGGCCGAGGACTGCGAAGACACGATCGAGTTCAGCATCCGCCAGTTCCGAGACCAGCAGGACGAGGATCTCGAGGTCGGCCGGACGGTCACGGTCCCGCCGGCCAGCACCCGAGGGGTGCGACGGACCTGGAGCGATCGCTACGCCCGCAAGCTGTTCCTGACCGACCTGATCTGCCTGATCTGGGCGGCCTTCGGCGTGCACATCGTCGCGCCGCCGATCCCCACCCGGATTTCCTCCGAGCCGACCAACCTGGCGTTCGTCGCCGCCACCGCGCTGCTCGTCGTGGTCTGGCTGCTCGCCCTGGACTGGTCCGGCAGCCGGGACGGCACCGTCACCGGGCACGGTCCCACCGAGTACAAGCGGGTCATCCAGGCCTCGCTGAGCGTCTTCGGGCTGGCCGCCATCGGATCGTTCCTGTTCGACCTGGACATGCCCCGCAGCTACGTCATCATGATGCTGCCGGCCGGCCTGACGATGCTGCTGGCCAGCCGATACGTGTGGCGCCGCTGGTTGTACCGGCGTCGGGACAACGGCGCGATGATGGCTACGGTGGTTGCCGTGGGCGACCGTCATGCGGTCGGCGAACTGGTGGCCGACCTCGCCCGCTCGCCACGCGCCGGCTACCGGGTGGTCGGGGCGTGCGTGAGCCCGGATCCGGCGGCCCCGGACGCCACCCACTTCGCCGGGGTGCCCGTGCTCGGCGTGCCGGCCGACGTCGCCGAGGTGGCCACCGAACTGGGGGCCGATGCGGTCGCGGTGACCGCGTCCGCCAGCTTCGGCCCGAGCGCCGTTCGCCGGCTCAGCTGGGACCTGGAGGGCACGGACACCGAGCTGATCCTGGCGCCCGCCCTGACCAACATCGCCGGCCCGCGGGTGCACACCCAGCCGGTTGCCGGGCTGCCGCTGATCCACGTCGACCATCCCACCTATCGGGGTGCGAACCGCATCGTCAAGCGCGTCTTCGACGTGTTCGGCAGCCTCGCGCTGGTCGTCCTGTTCTCGCCGGTGCTGCTGGCGGTCGCGGTGGCGATCAAGGCCACCAGCAAGGGACCGGTCTTCTTCCGGCAGGACCGGGTGGGGATCAACGGCGAGACCTTCCGGATGATCAAGTTCCGGTCGATGGTGATCGACGCGGAGTCGCGCCTGGAGACGCTCAAGGCCGAGCAGCGGGACGCCGGCAACCAGGTCCTGTTCAAGATGAAGAACGACCCCCGGATCACCCCGGTCGGCAAGTTCATCCGCCGGTTCAGCATCGACGAGCTGCCGCAGCTGTTCAACGTGGTCGCGGGCTCCATGAGCCTGGTCGGTCCGCGCCCGCCGCTGCGTTCCGAGGTCGACCTGTACGGCGATGACGCGCTGCGACGGCTGCTGGTCAAGCCGGGAATGACCGGGCTCTGGCAGGTGTCCGGCCGGTCCGACCTGACCTGGGACGACAGCGTCCGGCTCGACGTGTACTACGTGGAGAACTGGTCCATCACCGGTGATCTGGCCATCCTGTGGCGCACCGCCAAGGCGGTCCTCGGCTCGTCCGGGGCCTATTGA